In a genomic window of Physeter macrocephalus isolate SW-GA chromosome 14, ASM283717v5, whole genome shotgun sequence:
- the LOC102978066 gene encoding calpastatin-like: MNVHNSTLVETTGDKPPAVEDIKEPKEPLLPLSEDFLLNALSKDFTVPPNTSSLQFEGAKLPAVISEVVSQTPAPTTHCAGPPPDTLQSDDKELDDALDQLSDSLGQRQPDPDGNRPLEDKVKEKAKAEHRGKLGERDDTIPPEYRHLLDDNDEGKSATPPTKKPEASKKPADAQDLIDALSGDFDSCPSTTETSENTAKDKDQKTASSSKTPKNGDKAEDSAKAKEESSKRKADGKSAN, encoded by the exons ATGAACGTCCACAATTCTACCTTGGTAGAAACCACTGGGGATAAGCCTCCAGCAGTGGAAG ATATAAAAGAGCCCAAGGAACCGCTCCTACCCTTGAGTGAAGACTTCCTCCTTAATGCTTTGTCCAAGGACTTCACCGTTCCTCCAAACACTTCATCTCTTCAATTTGAAGGTGCTAAACTTCCGGCTGTCATCTCTGAAGTAGTTTCCCAAACCCCAGCTCCAACCACCCACTGTGCAGGTCCACCCCCTGACACTCTGCAGAGTGATGACAAAGAACTTGACGATGCCCTGGATCAACTTTCTGACAGTCTCGGGCAAAGACAGCCTGACCCAGATGGGAACAGACCCCTAGAGGATAAAGTCAAGGAAAAAGCGAAAGCTGAGCACAGAGGCAAACTGGGAGAAAGGGATGACACCATCCCACCTGAATATCGACATCTCTTGGATGATAACGATGAGGGCAAATCAGCGACACCACCTACAAAGAAACCTGAGGCATCAAAGAAACCTGCAGATGCCCAAGACCTCATTGATGCCCTCTCAGGGGACTTTGACAGCTGTCCCTCAACTACGGAAACCTCAGAGAACACAGCAAAGGACAAAGACCAGAAAACTGCTTCCAGCTCCAAAACACCCAAGAATGGGGATAAAGCAGAGGATTCTGCAAAGGCAAAGGAGGAAAGTTCCAAGCGAAAAGCTGATGGAAAAAGTGCAAATTAA